A genome region from Schlesneria paludicola DSM 18645 includes the following:
- a CDS encoding heparan-alpha-glucosaminide N-acetyltransferase domain-containing protein, protein MNVTSTAEPPRTIAGTERLVSLDQFRGYTVAGMILVNFIGSFAVVHSIFKHNNNYFSYADSIMPGFHFAVGYSYRLTFLRRLYTDGTGPTYLRFLRRSVSLILIAILFFGAGGGFPGGWQQFYKMPTTWDVTFASLDAARREAEERKKAEPREEIDLQANPIDDSDTAIATDFSSTFAAQWRVYLARLLKSEMWNTFAIIGATQLLILPVIAAGARTRVVAAVLCGLGHMTLTAWFNWGFVLGNPDNWMVRLWKTGDESSWDGGFFGPLCWAVAMLAGTLVADLMMQGESAGRVARRILTYGCGLMLFAYVLSCGSRLYDVEFDVPSDPVLPNVALSPMLPNWDSLGRRHISSLLTEPPFVAPPPATERLDNYWMMSKRLPTLSFILFATGFSAALYAVFLVVCQVWHWECSVFRTFGMNPLAAYVIHELIGFQLHPLVPNDSPLWYCLIGLTVYGLAVYLCVRSLEKSKIYLRI, encoded by the coding sequence ATGAATGTGACTTCGACTGCAGAGCCGCCGCGAACGATTGCCGGTACAGAGCGACTGGTCTCGCTCGATCAATTCCGCGGATATACCGTTGCGGGAATGATTCTCGTCAATTTCATCGGAAGTTTCGCGGTCGTCCATTCCATATTCAAACACAATAATAATTATTTCAGTTATGCGGATTCGATTATGCCCGGCTTTCACTTCGCCGTGGGATATTCGTATCGATTGACATTCCTGCGCAGGTTGTACACGGACGGAACAGGGCCGACCTATTTGCGATTTCTGCGTCGGAGCGTGTCGTTGATCCTGATCGCGATCCTATTTTTCGGCGCGGGTGGCGGATTTCCCGGAGGCTGGCAGCAGTTTTACAAAATGCCGACGACGTGGGACGTCACGTTTGCGTCTTTGGACGCCGCGCGCCGGGAAGCAGAGGAGCGTAAGAAGGCTGAACCTCGCGAGGAGATCGACCTTCAAGCGAATCCGATCGACGACAGCGACACAGCGATTGCTACGGATTTTTCCTCCACTTTCGCTGCGCAATGGCGTGTGTATCTCGCTCGCCTCTTGAAGTCGGAGATGTGGAACACATTTGCCATCATCGGTGCGACACAGCTACTCATCCTGCCAGTCATTGCCGCGGGGGCCAGGACACGTGTGGTCGCGGCCGTTCTATGCGGCCTGGGGCACATGACGTTGACGGCCTGGTTCAATTGGGGGTTCGTCTTGGGTAATCCCGACAATTGGATGGTCAGGCTCTGGAAAACGGGAGATGAATCCAGTTGGGACGGAGGCTTCTTCGGGCCTTTATGCTGGGCGGTCGCAATGCTCGCCGGAACGTTGGTGGCGGACCTGATGATGCAGGGGGAATCCGCTGGGCGGGTCGCTCGACGGATTCTGACTTATGGTTGCGGCTTGATGCTGTTTGCGTACGTCCTTTCGTGCGGAAGCCGTCTGTACGACGTAGAGTTTGATGTCCCCTCTGATCCTGTGTTGCCGAACGTTGCACTCTCGCCAATGTTGCCGAACTGGGACAGCCTCGGCCGCCGCCATATCTCGTCCCTGCTGACCGAGCCGCCGTTCGTTGCGCCACCTCCAGCGACCGAGCGACTCGATAATTACTGGATGATGAGTAAGCGACTTCCGACGCTTTCATTCATCCTGTTTGCGACGGGATTCTCGGCGGCCCTTTACGCCGTTTTCCTTGTTGTCTGTCAGGTCTGGCATTGGGAATGCAGTGTGTTCCGAACATTTGGGATGAACCCATTGGCGGCGTACGTCATTCACGAATTGATCGGTTTCCAGTTGCATCCGTTGGTTCCGAATGATTCGCCGCTTTGGTACTGCCTGATCGGGCTGACGGTCTACGGATTGGCCGTGTACCTTTGTGTTCGCAGTTTGGAAAAATCCAAGATCTATCTTCGAATCTGA
- a CDS encoding HAD family hydrolase gives MKSIIFDCDGTLVDSERLSTEILVTYVAEHGLKISLAEALTICRGAKMDICVKQLERRLGATLPPTFVPEYRSRMTAAFQRQLKPIDGALELVRSLSHKYCVASNGPREKTELSLSLTGLLPFFHSAIFSSYEVGAWKPDPRLFLHAAESMGVNPATCMVVEDSLPGIEAGIAAGMEVIAFQPHDVDDRIPDNVTVIRHLSELNAHLSASV, from the coding sequence ATGAAATCGATCATCTTCGACTGTGATGGAACCCTGGTCGACAGCGAACGGCTATCGACCGAAATCCTGGTCACATACGTCGCGGAACATGGGCTGAAGATCTCGCTCGCTGAAGCGCTCACCATCTGCCGTGGTGCCAAGATGGATATCTGCGTGAAGCAACTTGAGCGACGACTCGGTGCCACACTTCCCCCGACATTCGTCCCAGAATACCGCTCGAGAATGACGGCGGCGTTCCAACGGCAACTCAAACCCATTGATGGCGCACTGGAACTCGTCCGCTCTTTGAGCCACAAATACTGCGTTGCATCGAACGGCCCGCGTGAAAAGACTGAGTTGAGCCTGTCACTGACGGGTCTTCTCCCTTTCTTTCACTCGGCCATTTTCAGCAGTTATGAAGTTGGTGCATGGAAGCCAGACCCACGTCTGTTCCTGCATGCCGCCGAATCAATGGGTGTGAATCCTGCTACGTGCATGGTTGTTGAGGATAGTCTTCCGGGAATCGAAGCGGGAATTGCGGCCGGGATGGAAGTCATCGCGTTTCAGCCCCATGACGTCGACGACCGAATTCCTGACAACGTCACAGTCATTCGTCATCTTTCCGAGCTCAATGCGCATCTGAGCGCATCGGTTTGA
- a CDS encoding twin-arginine translocation signal domain-containing protein, giving the protein MSDALDPQRRDFLKTASAAAATAITSNFFVHASDKAGTKPVVIGSGEFTYECHHNWGKVPDQIKWHATHGVAIDADGLVYVTHRAPFDSNIDTVVVFEPSGKFVRSFGKQWNFGGHGIDIRRDGGEEFLYLAITTTKPPAGFKQRPGLVTKTTLKGEKVWELPYPQESNRYAAPEKYSPTNIAFAPDGGFYVADGYGSDFIHQYDKDVRYVRSFGGTGEEPGQFKTPHGIWLDDRPGRDPRLLVADRANARLQYFSLEGKPLSIVGNVSFPAHFDIRGTTLLIPDLHARISIFDQDNNVAVHLGYDPQWTEQVLDGFQMREQPERWGNGKFIHPHDACFDSAGNIYVVEWVNTGRVSFLKKVA; this is encoded by the coding sequence ATGTCTGACGCACTTGATCCCCAGCGCCGGGATTTTCTGAAGACTGCCAGTGCGGCCGCAGCGACTGCCATCACTTCGAATTTCTTTGTGCATGCGTCGGACAAGGCGGGGACAAAACCGGTTGTGATCGGTTCGGGGGAATTCACCTACGAATGCCATCACAACTGGGGTAAGGTTCCAGACCAGATCAAGTGGCATGCGACCCACGGCGTGGCGATTGACGCGGACGGACTGGTCTATGTCACGCATCGAGCACCCTTTGACTCGAACATTGATACGGTGGTGGTTTTCGAACCGAGTGGCAAGTTTGTGCGGTCGTTCGGGAAGCAGTGGAACTTTGGAGGGCACGGGATCGATATCCGCCGGGATGGCGGTGAAGAATTTCTGTACCTCGCGATTACCACTACGAAACCTCCTGCCGGGTTCAAACAGCGTCCGGGTTTGGTCACGAAAACGACGCTCAAAGGTGAAAAAGTCTGGGAGCTACCCTATCCCCAGGAATCGAATCGTTATGCGGCCCCAGAGAAATACAGTCCAACGAATATTGCGTTCGCACCGGATGGAGGGTTCTATGTTGCTGATGGATATGGCTCGGACTTCATACATCAATACGACAAAGATGTGAGATATGTTCGTTCATTCGGTGGGACTGGTGAGGAACCTGGCCAGTTTAAGACGCCGCACGGCATCTGGCTCGACGATCGCCCCGGTCGCGATCCACGGCTGCTTGTCGCCGATCGTGCCAATGCACGGCTGCAATATTTTTCGCTCGAAGGAAAACCGCTGAGCATTGTTGGCAACGTCAGCTTCCCCGCTCATTTTGACATTCGGGGAACGACGTTACTGATACCCGATTTGCACGCTCGTATTTCGATCTTCGACCAAGACAACAATGTCGCCGTCCATCTGGGTTACGATCCCCAATGGACCGAACAGGTCCTTGACGGTTTCCAGATGCGTGAACAGCCGGAACGTTGGGGAAATGGCAAGTTCATCCATCCGCACGACGCGTGCTTTGATTCTGCGGGGAACATCTACGTCGTCGAGTGGGTCAATACCGGACGAGTTTCTTTTCTGAAGAAAGTCGCCTGA
- a CDS encoding polymorphic toxin-type HINT domain-containing protein, with translation MKNSVIFGELLVIALFVLTFSVHAANKAKPQSSSTDAVQELLQSEIVETNSLVDRRGGLNLSTQTDIDAWWQSGYVKSRKQWLPYEESMAAGDEASQLEEYRQLRDKLSDRVHGQWRLANWCRKNGLIDQERVHLLRVLTGGDRSVNMDTVYERLGCKKIDGAWVSEYERREAADLKSEIEQSHKRWDSKFASLVQQLEGSPKQRSQAEQQLAEITQATAVPAIVSTFCLSTQTLAEYGVKMLGQIREYQASRALAGQAVFSPWKPVRTAAIELLKDRKLTEFAPDLLMLLSFPIRTKVESSWRTSPSSVNEVFMAGPNLSVNWDYVWVEETNDKMRVGIRRLFPISVPSNVEDVYSIGSPNLEGRFDTRTGQRVGSPRSNLIVAAELTAQTDHLDFAAEKINDDRNDLNERVGKVLSACTDESMTSDPKEWWKWWALYSDVSHPREKYVEIVDERPNIPSFSRVSVQLSCLVAGTPVWTERGLVAIEQIRAGDRVLSKDVVSGELSYKPVLFTTVREPTRVQQFTVDADTIVASLGHHFWVSGGGWTKMRDLAAKMPMHTVSGMQRISSVEDHGRVEAVYNLVVADFHTYFVGKAMVLSHDVLFPTLTNVKVPGLANR, from the coding sequence ATGAAGAATTCAGTCATTTTCGGCGAACTTCTTGTCATTGCGCTATTCGTTCTGACATTCTCAGTCCATGCAGCGAACAAAGCCAAACCACAGTCATCGTCGACGGACGCAGTTCAGGAGTTATTGCAGTCCGAAATCGTGGAGACGAACTCCTTGGTTGACCGTCGCGGTGGACTGAACTTGAGCACACAGACGGATATTGATGCATGGTGGCAATCGGGATACGTCAAGTCGAGAAAACAATGGCTCCCCTATGAAGAGAGCATGGCCGCGGGCGATGAGGCGTCGCAATTGGAAGAGTATCGACAATTACGAGACAAGTTGTCGGATCGGGTGCACGGTCAGTGGAGACTGGCAAACTGGTGTCGGAAAAACGGACTGATCGATCAAGAGCGAGTTCATCTTTTGCGAGTTCTGACTGGCGGAGACCGGTCAGTCAACATGGATACAGTCTATGAACGATTGGGTTGTAAAAAGATCGATGGAGCGTGGGTTTCCGAGTATGAACGGCGAGAAGCGGCCGACCTCAAATCGGAGATCGAACAGTCACACAAACGTTGGGATTCGAAGTTCGCATCGCTAGTACAACAATTGGAAGGATCGCCAAAGCAGCGTTCTCAGGCAGAACAACAATTGGCCGAGATTACGCAGGCAACAGCGGTTCCGGCCATCGTCAGCACGTTCTGCCTGTCGACACAAACTTTGGCCGAATACGGCGTGAAAATGCTCGGTCAAATCCGCGAGTATCAGGCGTCACGTGCACTGGCAGGGCAGGCCGTCTTTTCTCCATGGAAGCCGGTCCGTACAGCCGCTATCGAGTTGCTCAAGGATCGCAAACTAACAGAATTCGCGCCCGATCTGTTGATGCTGTTGTCTTTCCCAATCCGAACAAAGGTCGAATCGAGTTGGCGAACATCACCTTCCAGCGTGAACGAAGTGTTTATGGCCGGTCCCAATCTGAGCGTGAATTGGGACTATGTTTGGGTTGAAGAAACCAATGACAAAATGCGTGTCGGAATTCGACGGCTGTTTCCGATCTCCGTCCCCTCGAATGTCGAAGATGTTTACAGCATCGGTTCCCCCAACCTGGAAGGTCGATTTGATACCAGAACAGGACAACGCGTTGGTAGCCCTAGATCGAATTTGATCGTCGCCGCCGAGTTGACCGCGCAAACAGATCATCTGGACTTTGCGGCCGAAAAAATCAACGATGACCGGAACGATTTGAATGAGCGAGTCGGAAAAGTCCTCTCGGCTTGTACGGACGAGTCAATGACCTCCGATCCAAAGGAGTGGTGGAAATGGTGGGCACTGTACTCAGACGTCTCCCACCCACGTGAAAAATATGTCGAGATCGTTGATGAACGACCGAATATTCCTTCGTTTAGCCGAGTGTCGGTCCAGTTAAGTTGTCTGGTCGCAGGCACACCAGTCTGGACCGAGCGAGGACTTGTGGCGATCGAGCAGATCCGCGCCGGTGATCGAGTTCTGTCGAAAGACGTAGTTTCAGGTGAACTGAGTTACAAACCGGTGCTCTTCACAACCGTTCGCGAGCCAACGCGAGTCCAGCAGTTCACTGTCGACGCTGACACAATTGTGGCGAGCCTCGGTCACCACTTTTGGGTCAGCGGTGGAGGATGGACCAAGATGCGGGATCTGGCAGCCAAGATGCCAATGCATACAGTCTCGGGTATGCAACGAATTTCCAGTGTCGAGGATCATGGCCGAGTCGAAGCAGTTTACAATTTGGTTGTCGCCGATTTTCATACGTATTTTGTTGGCAAAGCGATGGTCTTGAGCCATGATGTCTTGTTTCCGACCCTGACCAATGTCAAAGTACCAGGCTTGGCGAACCGGTAG
- a CDS encoding tetratricopeptide repeat protein, whose amino-acid sequence MAKKRDSRDLQKIEAALDEEMFALAGELSQRYVEKYPSDVEGQWLRGLSLYFLGRGKDAGECINAALSQLSLDFRGAALTYLARISRDAGHFVEAEELYSQAIEAAPQDAGNYVELASMLLAFNKVLDAEAIARRGIDAEASPTSDLYFFLGSCFRAHGDLVGSYDAFCRVLDECDDEEAEAAMTDLEQAAGVRGIELPQMEEPSEAGECGSEDNAEHEPGQMVANIQQEFFVKILSGEKKIEYRRHTDYWQTRIENAGKPPFHLRIINGMTKDAPELTVVVNKVVINPWEAEYELHLGDVIDIRNWEPDIQE is encoded by the coding sequence ATGGCAAAGAAACGCGACAGCAGAGACCTGCAAAAGATTGAAGCCGCTCTTGATGAAGAGATGTTTGCCTTGGCCGGAGAGCTGAGCCAACGGTACGTCGAAAAGTATCCGTCTGACGTTGAGGGACAGTGGCTTCGCGGATTGTCCCTTTATTTTCTGGGCCGCGGGAAAGATGCTGGCGAATGCATCAACGCGGCCCTGTCACAACTGTCTCTCGACTTCCGTGGTGCGGCGCTCACCTACCTTGCGCGAATCAGCCGGGACGCGGGCCATTTTGTGGAAGCCGAAGAGTTGTATTCCCAAGCAATCGAAGCGGCACCACAAGATGCAGGCAATTATGTCGAGCTTGCCTCGATGTTGTTGGCGTTCAATAAGGTTTTGGATGCGGAGGCGATTGCTCGACGAGGAATCGATGCAGAGGCTTCTCCCACCTCGGATTTGTACTTCTTTTTAGGCAGCTGTTTTCGGGCTCACGGAGATCTTGTTGGCTCTTACGATGCCTTTTGCCGAGTCCTCGACGAGTGTGATGACGAAGAGGCTGAGGCCGCGATGACGGACCTCGAGCAGGCCGCGGGGGTTCGAGGAATTGAGCTTCCTCAAATGGAAGAGCCGTCGGAGGCTGGTGAATGCGGTTCCGAGGACAACGCAGAGCATGAGCCTGGGCAGATGGTGGCGAATATTCAACAAGAGTTCTTCGTCAAAATCCTTTCTGGCGAGAAGAAGATTGAGTACCGACGTCATACCGACTACTGGCAAACTCGAATTGAAAATGCCGGAAAGCCTCCATTCCATTTGCGAATCATCAATGGAATGACCAAAGACGCGCCCGAGTTAACCGTCGTCGTGAATAAGGTTGTCATCAACCCGTGGGAGGCAGAATATGAGCTTCATCTGGGGGATGTCATCGATATCAGAAATTGGGAGCCGGACATCCAAGAATGA
- a CDS encoding ABC transporter ATP-binding protein: MSETMLDLRGVSKSFGHKPVLKEVDLSLSAGSVLGLVGKNGSGKTTLLKCVLGLQHPQHGDVRILGEPALELSAAGKERLGYVPQKIDLYPWMKIRQITAYTGAFYPRWNKALVEQLLREWELNPEDLVGPLSVGQTQKLAIILALGHEPDLLVLDEPAASLDPVARRQFLETLLGMVGARTVIFSTHITSDLERVADRVAVLKDGKIVYSGELDALKDSVKRLHVQSAAPLPEGTFSVPGMLNAKVTGNQAVVSVHDFTADLPERIGQLWSASVAVQDLNLEDIFLELHHE, from the coding sequence ATGAGTGAAACGATGCTCGACCTGCGCGGAGTTTCGAAAAGCTTCGGTCACAAGCCTGTGCTGAAAGAAGTCGATCTAAGCTTGTCGGCAGGCTCGGTCTTAGGCCTCGTGGGCAAGAATGGCTCCGGCAAGACGACGTTGCTCAAATGCGTGTTGGGCCTGCAACACCCTCAGCACGGCGACGTCCGTATCTTGGGCGAGCCGGCTTTGGAGCTCAGCGCTGCGGGCAAGGAACGGCTGGGCTACGTGCCGCAGAAAATTGACCTCTATCCTTGGATGAAGATCCGACAGATCACCGCCTACACGGGCGCTTTCTATCCCAGGTGGAACAAGGCATTGGTTGAACAGTTGCTGCGCGAATGGGAGCTGAACCCGGAAGACCTTGTCGGGCCGTTGTCGGTCGGCCAAACGCAAAAGCTTGCGATCATCTTAGCCCTCGGTCATGAGCCGGATCTGCTGGTCCTCGACGAGCCTGCTGCCAGCTTGGATCCCGTGGCGCGGCGGCAGTTTTTGGAAACGCTGCTCGGCATGGTCGGCGCGCGCACGGTGATCTTCTCAACGCACATTACCTCGGACTTGGAGCGTGTCGCCGACCGCGTCGCGGTCCTCAAGGACGGCAAGATCGTCTACAGCGGAGAACTGGATGCTCTCAAGGACAGCGTGAAGCGGCTACATGTTCAGTCGGCTGCGCCCTTGCCGGAAGGTACTTTCAGCGTGCCCGGCATGTTGAACGCGAAGGTAACCGGCAACCAGGCAGTGGTGAGCGTGCACGACTTTACGGCGGATTTGCCCGAACGAATCGGCCAACTGTGGTCGGCGTCCGTGGCGGTACAGGATCTCAATCTCGAGGATATTTTCCTGGAGCTGCATCATGAGTGA
- a CDS encoding GntR family transcriptional regulator — translation MQSSTSNFQVSISSGVPIYRQLMDQVRALVASGRLAEGDLLPSVRQLGQDLQINQMTVSKAYSLLERDGVVERVRGHGMRINQRLPKGTVKERQDELRSLLEQVAAQAYQLALTREQVLAALDPLLKERGNE, via the coding sequence ATGCAGTCCAGCACGTCCAACTTCCAGGTAAGCATCTCCTCCGGCGTGCCGATTTATCGGCAGTTGATGGATCAGGTTCGCGCACTCGTCGCCAGTGGGCGGCTGGCGGAAGGGGACTTGCTCCCATCCGTGCGGCAGCTCGGCCAGGACCTGCAAATCAACCAGATGACCGTGTCCAAGGCCTATTCGCTGCTGGAGCGCGACGGGGTCGTCGAACGCGTGCGTGGGCACGGGATGCGCATCAACCAAAGATTGCCCAAGGGAACGGTCAAGGAACGGCAGGATGAGCTGCGGTCGCTGTTGGAGCAGGTGGCCGCGCAGGCGTATCAGTTGGCCCTGACACGGGAGCAAGTGCTGGCGGCCCTCGACCCTCTACTAAAGGAACGCGGCAATGAGTGA
- a CDS encoding serine/threonine protein kinase, which translates to MEKRWVWPFELLDKIGEGGMGEVYRARYVGNNRRVAVKLLPLNAAENKTLLARFEREMDVLKQLDHPNIVRCFGGTCESKQQFYAMELVEGGTLSQLIHLKGRLSWETAVDYAMQMCDALQYAHNHGVIHRDIKPSNFLVSKTGHLKLSDFGLITVSTGRRLTATGRTLGTVEYMSPEQIRGNPLSNRSDLYALGCVIYEMLTGQPPFLGDNQPEIMHKHLKDPIPHASRKHIEIPLELDTLICDLLAKSAEARPESADRVKQRLQDILQPGRRVVAVEPTLVPTRSSMPTSVVPLKGMKESSDSISFLPAPSDSRARAAWEWGLSIAMMVFCLIGWGGWKASESRMLIAENALVEQMAQPDPTAQLFAINTLAKFSTLHSETIAKLYAATKDGPENVKVAALGALARHANESRGIRWEIYKLQRNSDVSSNVRNQAEQTFNVLNEASGRSLLQSLMSWGIYLVVFSAIATGGWFVWQRIRAQLEFA; encoded by the coding sequence ATGGAAAAGCGTTGGGTTTGGCCATTCGAACTGCTCGATAAGATCGGTGAAGGCGGAATGGGCGAGGTTTACCGCGCCCGTTATGTGGGAAATAACCGCCGTGTCGCCGTGAAGCTTCTGCCACTGAATGCGGCGGAAAACAAGACTCTTCTAGCGCGGTTTGAACGCGAAATGGACGTTCTGAAGCAGCTCGATCATCCCAATATCGTGCGTTGCTTTGGTGGAACCTGCGAAAGCAAGCAGCAGTTTTATGCGATGGAACTTGTTGAAGGCGGCACCCTGTCGCAGTTGATTCATCTCAAAGGTCGCCTGTCCTGGGAAACGGCGGTTGACTATGCCATGCAGATGTGTGATGCACTACAGTACGCGCACAATCATGGTGTGATTCACCGCGACATCAAGCCGAGCAACTTCCTCGTATCGAAGACCGGGCATCTGAAACTGAGTGACTTCGGACTTATCACCGTGTCCACGGGACGCCGTCTGACCGCCACTGGTCGCACCTTGGGGACGGTCGAATACATGTCTCCAGAACAGATTCGCGGGAATCCCCTGTCGAATCGTTCAGATTTGTATGCGCTCGGCTGCGTCATCTATGAAATGTTGACCGGACAACCGCCATTTCTGGGTGACAACCAACCCGAAATTATGCACAAGCATTTGAAAGACCCTATTCCGCACGCGTCGCGGAAACATATCGAGATTCCACTGGAACTCGACACGTTGATCTGTGATTTGCTCGCCAAATCGGCTGAAGCGCGTCCTGAATCGGCTGATAGGGTCAAACAACGATTGCAGGACATCTTGCAGCCTGGGCGTCGTGTCGTTGCCGTCGAACCGACGTTGGTACCGACTCGTTCATCAATGCCCACGTCGGTCGTACCCCTGAAAGGCATGAAGGAAAGCAGTGATTCGATTTCCTTCCTGCCAGCGCCCAGCGACTCTCGTGCTCGTGCGGCATGGGAGTGGGGCTTAAGTATCGCCATGATGGTCTTTTGTTTGATTGGCTGGGGAGGCTGGAAAGCGTCCGAGTCGCGAATGCTCATCGCCGAAAACGCACTCGTTGAGCAGATGGCCCAACCTGATCCAACAGCGCAGCTCTTTGCCATCAACACACTCGCCAAGTTCAGCACACTGCACTCAGAAACGATTGCCAAACTGTATGCGGCCACCAAAGACGGTCCGGAAAACGTGAAAGTTGCCGCACTCGGAGCCCTTGCCCGCCATGCCAACGAAAGCCGCGGGATTCGCTGGGAAATCTACAAGCTGCAGCGTAATTCTGATGTCAGCTCGAATGTCCGCAATCAGGCCGAGCAAACATTCAACGTCCTTAACGAAGCCTCAGGCCGTTCTTTGCTCCAGTCGTTGATGAGTTGGGGAATCTATCTGGTGGTATTCTCCGCGATTGCAACCGGAGGCTGGTTCGTCTGGCAGCGCATTCGTGCCCAATTGGAATTTGCCTAA